Below is a genomic region from Pseudomonas svalbardensis.
TCAGGTCCAGCGCATCCCGGTCATCCGCCAGCTCTCCGGTGACGCTGCTCACCAGGTGATGCACGTTCGGGTAGCTTTCCAGGATGAACAACTCCGGGACCCGCACCGAACCGATACGGCAAGTCCGGCCGAGGTCATTGCGCAGCAGGTCGACGATCATCAGGTTTTCTGCGCGGTCCTTGGGGCTGGCCAGCAGTTCAGCGGCGTTTGCCGCATCTTCGGCAGCGGTCAGTCCGCGAGGGCGGGTGCCTTTGATCGGGCGGGTTTCCACATGGCGTTCGCTGACTTTGACGAAGCGTTCTGGCGACAGACTCAGTACCGCACCGCCGTCAGGCAAGCTCTGAAAACCGGAAAATGGCGTCGGGCACGCCGCCCGCAGCGCGCAATACGCGGCCCAAGGATCACCCTGGCACTGCGCGCGGAAACGCTGGGCGAAGTTGACCTGGTAACAGTCGCCGGCCTGGATGTATTGCTGAATGCGTTCGAGCGCGTGGCGATACTCGTCAGCGCTAAGGTCGGCCTTCATCGGGGCTTTCAACTTGAAAGGCTCGACTGCTTCAGCCGTAGGCTTACTGAATAGCGTGATCAGACGCTGACGTTCGCTGTCGATCAGCGACGGGTGGAAGACCAACTGACTTGTACTCAGTTGGTGATCGCTGATCAGCGCCCAGTCATACAGCCCAAAGCGTGCATCGGGCAGTTGCAGATCGTCCTGCGCCTGACTCGGCAGGTTTTCCAGATGCCGACCGAAGTCGTAGCTCAGGTAACCGATGAGGCCGCCAGCGAAGGGCAAATCGTAAGGAGCAGCCGCTTCACCGAGTCGTGTCAGATTATCGCGAATGCGTTGCAGGAAATCGCTGCCACTTTCGTCAGGCAATACTGCTATTTGCTCCAGCGGCCAGGCACTGAGCAGGTCATAACGTCCACGCTCGGCACTCGGTCGGCCACTGTCGAGCAGCACGGCACCGGGGGCATGACGAATCGCCGCGAAATACTCGGCGGGGTTGGCGCGATAGGGGAGCGGGTGTACGGAACAGGTCAACATGGGCGGGGCAGATCAGCCAACGAGGCGAGGGTGGCGATTGTAGTCTCCTCGGGGAATTGCTCCTAGAGGGGATGTCGGGGATTGGCAGGTTGGTGGAGGTTCAGGATTTGTGTCGGATTCAAAAGCCACCCCTCACCCCAGCCCTCCCGAAACGTCGGACCGCCCCAGTGGGGAGAGGGGGAAAGGGAGCAGATTGGGGGCTTTTCAAAACCTGAGTTCGGCTCGGGCTTTCAGGTCGACGCAGCTCCAAGAACACCTCGGTCAGTCCCCTCTACCTCTGGGAGAGGGTTAGGGTGAGGGGCGATTTCAGCCCTCAACCGCAGGAATATGCCCAAACATTTCCTGAACAAACTCAACCCGCTCCTGCACCGTCTCAACAACCCCGCGAGCCTTCAACTCTTCAATTCGCGCCTCGACCGCATGGGTACGCAACGTCAGCCCACAATCATTAGCAATCTGAATATTCAACCCAGGCCGTGCGTTGAGCTCAAGAATCAGCGGCCCTTTCTCCTGGTCCAGCACCATGTCGACACCGATATAACCCAGCCCGCACAGCTCATAGCAGCCCGCGGCAAGTTTCATGAAACCGTCCCAGTAGGGCAGTTGCACGCCATCCACTGCGTTGGTGGTGTCCGGGTGTTTGGTGATGATGTTATTCAGCCAGGTGCCGCGCAGGGTCAGGCCGGTGGCCAAGTCGACACCGACACCGATGGCGCCCTGGTGCAGGTTGGCCTTGCCGCCGGACTGGCGGGTGGGCAGCCGCAGCATGGCCATCACCGGATAGCCCATCAGCACGATGATCCGAATGTCCGGCACGCCTTCATAGCTGAT
It encodes:
- the pabB gene encoding aminodeoxychorismate synthase component I, with amino-acid sequence MLTCSVHPLPYRANPAEYFAAIRHAPGAVLLDSGRPSAERGRYDLLSAWPLEQIAVLPDESGSDFLQRIRDNLTRLGEAAAPYDLPFAGGLIGYLSYDFGRHLENLPSQAQDDLQLPDARFGLYDWALISDHQLSTSQLVFHPSLIDSERQRLITLFSKPTAEAVEPFKLKAPMKADLSADEYRHALERIQQYIQAGDCYQVNFAQRFRAQCQGDPWAAYCALRAACPTPFSGFQSLPDGGAVLSLSPERFVKVSERHVETRPIKGTRPRGLTAAEDAANAAELLASPKDRAENLMIVDLLRNDLGRTCRIGSVRVPELFILESYPNVHHLVSSVTGELADDRDALDLIAGSFPGGSITGAPKIRAMQIIDELEPTRRGLYCGSLLYLDVRGEMDSSIAIRSLLVKDGQVCCWGGGGIVADSEWQAEYQESITKVKVLLDTLKNL
- a CDS encoding alpha-L-glutamate ligase-like protein; this encodes MFGFWKTWKALEARGIMGINRRNADYVLKYNKRSLYPIVDDKIITKERAIAAGIHVPELYGVISTEKEIDNLNDIIGGRNDFVIKPAQGAGGDGIIVIADRFEGRYRTVSGKIISHEEIEHHISSILTGLYSLGGHRDRALIEYRVTPDQIFKSISYEGVPDIRIIVLMGYPVMAMLRLPTRQSGGKANLHQGAIGVGVDLATGLTLRGTWLNNIITKHPDTTNAVDGVQLPYWDGFMKLAAGCYELCGLGYIGVDMVLDQEKGPLILELNARPGLNIQIANDCGLTLRTHAVEARIEELKARGVVETVQERVEFVQEMFGHIPAVEG